The Candidatus Binatia bacterium sequence AGGTCCTTCCACAGGGGGTCTGTTCCGATGTTCTCGACGACGACCGGAACGTTCCAGAACGCCGCCGTGCCGCAGGAACCGACCGTGGGACCGATCCGGAGGCCTTCGACCGCGTCGTTGTACGCGGCAGGGAGACTCGGGCCCGCGCCGACGCTGACGTGTTCCTGGCGGGCATCCACGAGAAGGATGGAACATCGCATGCCGGGGTTCTGCCCCTCGACGATGTGCACCATCGCTTCGAGAGTCTCGCCGATCGTAGTGCGCGGCTGCACGTCGTCGGGCGACGGCTGGGTGACCGTGTCGGATGCCCGTGCCGGAAGACCGAGGATCGCGACAGAGTCGGCCTCGGTCCGCACCTCCCAACGAAATGAAATCCATTCACCAGATCTCGTGCGATGCCGGGCAACAGCACAGCCCTCTCCCGCATCGACGGCCGACTTCAACTGACGGCAGTCGTCTGGGTGGATCCAGTCGAGGAGAGGCTTCCCACCCAGCTCCCCGCTCTCGAACCCGAACTCGTCGGTGAACGTCCGGTTCACCCGAACCTGCGCGGCAGGACCCTTCACCCTCAAAATCATCGGTGGATTGAACGACATGAGGGCCAGTATGCTCTGTCAAAGGATCAGATGCCAGAAACCGGCCTGGGGGCCGCTCCGGCTCCTACCTATCGATTCTTTTCACCCTCTGCATGGCCGCCTGATACCGCGGAATCAGGACCGCCCACCGAGATCGCAGCTCGACCTGCGCGGCCTGGAGATCAGCCGGCATCGCGCCCTCGAGGACGGGCGCCCGCTCCATCTTCTGCTTCATCCTCTCGCCCTCGGTCGAGCACCGCAGCCCCTCCTCCGAATACCGCGCGAGGAACTCATCCATCCGCTCACACGAGGCCGTGGCTCCGAGCATGCACGTCGGCAGGGCCTCTTCGATCCCGGCGAGCGAGTGCTCCATCTCATCGGCGCACAGCTGCTGCTCTGCGAAGAATGTCCGGAACGCGGAGTGCACTTCTTCCATCGTCATCTCGGCGTGAACGGGCCCGCCGAGGCCCAGGGCGGCCACGACGGTGAGCACGGCAACGAAGCGGTTCATGATGCGACGCCTAGCCAGACGGGCCCACGAGAGCAACACGCGTCAGGCCGGCAAGCGCACGATCACCCGACTCTGCCCCACCTTGTCGGCCCGACCCAGGTCTCGGATGAACCCGAGCTGGCGCACCAGAAGATCAAGAAGTACCCGGTCGGCGAGGCCCGCGTTCCGAGCGAGCGCGGACGATTCACGAGGCGGTCGGGCAGCGACGTGATCGTCGCGCATCGGCTTCTAAAGAACGGCGTGGAGTCCGACGAGTACATCTGGCTGACCGCTCCAGCGGTCGAGGCCCTCACACTCCCACGCGCTCCCACCTTCGAGGCGACCTGCGGGACGTTCGACCAGATCGGACGCATCGACGGCCAGGTCGCGTCCGACCGGAAAGGACTGGTACGACCGCATCCAGGCGGGCCAGGGTGTCGGCGAGACGCATCCGCTCCTCTCTCCCCACGACGAGTTCGTGGACTACGAAACGTTTGACATTGGAAACCTCGACGTCTCCAAGGCGAAAACAGGCAGCATGCTGCCCGGTGAGTACGCCCGCGAACTCAGAGCAGCCCAGCAATCAGGGAGCGACGAGTTCGGGGCGCGACGCGAGGAATACCGCGATCTCGCGAGCGGCCAGCGCCTGCCCAGCCGGTGCGAGGTGCTCGTCCGTGTCCCAGTATAACCGCTCCGCCGCCGCCTTGAACGGGGGAAGAAGGTCGAGCATCGTGATCCCGCGGGAAGCGTAGTACTCGCGCAAGAGCTCTTGCGGCCTCCGGGCCTGCAACATCGACTCGTCCACCTCGAGCTGCCAACTCGCGTAGAGAGCGTGATGAAGTTCGTTCACCTGAAGCGTATGCGGGAACACCACCGGGACGACGACCGCGCCGAGGGCGTGGGCCCGCAGCAGGATTTCATCGAGCACAACGATCGTATTGGCCCACGCCCTCTGCGCGCAGTCCGAATCCACGAGCAGCGTCTCTCTGTAGTACGACGGCCGGCTCTCACCGAGTCCGAGCACCCACGGGTTCACTTCGAAACGCTTTGCGCGCCCGATGTCTTCCACCGGAATTCCGCGCGCTTCGAGCGCCGACCAATCGAAGTCCGGGCTTCGCATCGCGTACCGACGGGCGAGGTCTTCGAGGTACAGCAGAAGGAAGCTGGTGCGCCACAGGTCTCGCCCAAGAGGCGACAGTGTCGCCTCCCGCATCACCTGATCGATCTCCCGGGTACATCCGAGATCCAGCAGATCGTTCCCGACGTAGTGAGAGACCAGAATGACATCGGGCCGGAAATCCTGCGCGGCCTCGACGAAGAGCTCAAGATAGCCATGGGGGCCGATGCCCGGGCGGGACGGGTTCAGGATCTGAATGCCCCATTCTCTCACCTGCTCCAAAAGGTGATCGTGGATGTCCTCGTGCGCCGGGAGTCGCGAGAAGAACGAGTCACCGAGAATCAGCAATTTCGGCCCGCTTCCTCCCGCGCCCGTTACCCATCGCTGATGGCTCGTCGTCGAGGGAAACCCCAAGCGAAGTGCGAGTTCCCCGGAAAGAACCGCGAGGACGACCAGCACGAACGTCGTTACGCAGACGACGAACCGACGTTTTGCACGCAGATGCTTCATAAAATTCTCCACTCGAACGGGTGGGTACGAATTCCAATGGACTCTCCGTTGCGCCAACCCTTTCATTCGACGGTGGTGCGCGGCCCCGCAGACCTGTAGACAATCGATTCCTCCCAATGGTGCCCGCACTCTTGCCGCGACTACGGTTCACAGGCTCCACCCTTGCCGTGCGAGCCACGCTCATGACGCTCGCATGCGCACTCCTCGCGTCGCAGGCGACCGCAGCCGACGAGCCCGCGGCGCCGATCGCACCGGCCGCTGCGACGGTGACCTTGGTCGCGAAAGGCAAGACCCCCTGGCACCTGGTGAACCGCTCGAAGGAGTCGACGCCGGTCACCTTCGCCGCGAAGGAGCTGCGCGACTACATCGAGAAGATATCGGGAGTCAGCATCGGACGGCGCGAGCCTTCGGGCGACGGCCCGGAGATCGTGATCGGCCTGCGAGAGAACCTCTCCGCGAACGACACGGCGATGTTGCCGCCCGCCGCGGACGGACACGACGGATACGCGATTACGCTACGAGGCGAGACCGAAGGCGCGCCCGCGCGTATCGTCATCGGCGCCGACAACGAGCGGGGCGCGGTCTACGCGGCCTACGACCTGCTCGAACGACTCGGCTGGCGCTGGGTCCACCCAGACCTCGACCCCAGAGACAGCGAGGTCATTCCTAAGAGCGACATCGTCTCGCTCCCTGCCGAGTCCTGGTCGGTCGCTTCCCCCATGAAGATCCGCACCTTGAATTGGTTCGAGTGGCGACAGCGCGGCGGAGAGGATCCGAAGACGAGCCCGGAAGCGCTTCGAGCCCAGGTCGATTGGGCGATGAAGTCCCGGTACAACACCTTAGCCTCCTCTTCATCGGAGTTGGAGCCCGACCACCCTTTCTACATCGCGCTAAAGGCCGCGGACGAGCGCGGCATGATGCGTCAGATCGGCGGGCACAACTTCGCGGTGTTCTTCCCCAACGACCCGAAGACGTTCGCGGAGCATCCCGAGTGGTTTGGGATGCGCAACGGCGAACGCGTCGGGCACAGCCACTACGGGAATCAATTCTGCTGGAGCAACGAAGGCGCGCAGAAGCACTTCGTGGACAACATCGATGCCTTCATCCAGGCGCGGCCCGAGATCGACGTACTGCCGCTCTACGGATTGGATGACGGCCGATTCTGCGAGTGCCCTGCGTGTTCCGAGGCCTCGCCGACCGACAACATGATCAACCTGATCAACGCCGTCGTGGAGCGACTCGAGGAGACCGCGCCCCACGTCACGGTCGAGACACTCGGCGGATACAAGAACAGCTCTGCCCTCCCCAAGACGGCCAAGCCACACGATCGGCTCCGCGTCGAGATCGCCTTCTGGGGCCGAAACCCCACAACGGGCTACGACGTGCAGCGCTATCTGCACGGAAAGCTCAAGAGCTGGGCTCGGGCCTACGACGGCCGCCTCACCATCTACCAGTACTACAGCGATAACTTCGCCGGCCCGTGGATGTCCGCACCATACACCAAGCAAATGCTCGGCGACCGGAAGTTCCTCCTGGGCTTGGGAGCGGACGGCTTCATGAACCTGCTCTACCCCGATGGCTTCTGGTGGCGAGAGAGCCTGAACGCCTACCTCGCCGGCCGTTCCTTCTACGACGTTTCAATCGACCCGAATGAACTACTCGAAGACTACGCCCGCTCGTACTACGGACCCGACGCCGGGCCCCTGATGGCCAAGTACTACGCAGAGTGGGCAGCGAACCCGGTCCTCGCGAGCCGTAGCCGATCCGGCACCCGGCCCGAGCACCGCAAAATGATCGCCGACCAACGCAGAGACCTCATCGACCCCGCCCTCGCGGCGAGCGCGGACCAACCCGTCTACCGCTATCGGGTCGAGAAGGCGGAGAAGCTGCACCGCATGGCCGAAGAAGTGATGGAGCTCCAGCTGATCGCGATGGAGGTCACTGAGTTGCGCGAGTCGTCCCATCGAGACGCCGCCATCAACCTCCTTGCAACCTCGGACAAGCAACGCGAAGTGGTCCGAGAACTCGCGCGATCCCTGGAGGCGGAAAACGCCGGCATCATGCACTTCGACGACTTCGTCCTGCGCGCGACAGTGCGCCTGCGCGACGAAGCGGGGAAGCTCAAGGAATCGCCGAAGGCCAAACCCAAACCCGCGCCTAAGCCGAAAAAAGCAGCCGCTCCGCGTTCCCCCGCAGAATCGCGTGACGCACCTCCGGACGCTTCTCCGTAATGATCAGGACCTTCGCGAGCGTCGCTCCCAGGTGATAGAAGGGCCAGTCCGTTCCGAAGAGAAGGCGATCCGGGCCAACCTCACGCGTCAGCCGGTCGAGCACCGTGACGCCCTGCCCGTGGATCCCGAGCCACGCGTTCGGGTAACGCCGACCGAGCACCATCGCATCCTCGACGTCGCGCGCACCCGCATGACCCAGCACGAAGTTCACGTTCGGATGCTCTGCGAGCATCGGCTCGTAGCC is a genomic window containing:
- a CDS encoding DUF4838 domain-containing protein, translated to MPALLPRLRFTGSTLAVRATLMTLACALLASQATAADEPAAPIAPAAATVTLVAKGKTPWHLVNRSKESTPVTFAAKELRDYIEKISGVSIGRREPSGDGPEIVIGLRENLSANDTAMLPPAADGHDGYAITLRGETEGAPARIVIGADNERGAVYAAYDLLERLGWRWVHPDLDPRDSEVIPKSDIVSLPAESWSVASPMKIRTLNWFEWRQRGGEDPKTSPEALRAQVDWAMKSRYNTLASSSSELEPDHPFYIALKAADERGMMRQIGGHNFAVFFPNDPKTFAEHPEWFGMRNGERVGHSHYGNQFCWSNEGAQKHFVDNIDAFIQARPEIDVLPLYGLDDGRFCECPACSEASPTDNMINLINAVVERLEETAPHVTVETLGGYKNSSALPKTAKPHDRLRVEIAFWGRNPTTGYDVQRYLHGKLKSWARAYDGRLTIYQYYSDNFAGPWMSAPYTKQMLGDRKFLLGLGADGFMNLLYPDGFWWRESLNAYLAGRSFYDVSIDPNELLEDYARSYYGPDAGPLMAKYYAEWAANPVLASRSRSGTRPEHRKMIADQRRDLIDPALAASADQPVYRYRVEKAEKLHRMAEEVMELQLIAMEVTELRESSHRDAAINLLATSDKQREVVRELARSLEAENAGIMHFDDFVLRATVRLRDEAGKLKESPKAKPKPAPKPKKAAAPRSPAESRDAPPDASP